The nucleotide sequence ACATGTCGCGGGCGACGGTACGCGAATGCCGTGCGACGGCGGCGTTGGCCAGATACGCGGTGACCGTGGGATCGCCCCCGCCCGGCGTCGCGGCGCTGCCACCCCCGTTGGTCTCGACGAAATAGGCGCCGCTGGACACCGCGAACCCGATCTTGTCCTCGCGCCCGGTCGCGCTCTGCGCCAGGTGTTCGCTGTCGGGAACGGGCGTGATGTGCTGGAAGAACCGCCCCTGGTACTGCTCCGGCGGCGGGAAGTACAGCGAGAACCGCGTACCGGTGCCCGTGAACCCACCGTGGACGTAGCGATGGCGGACGGGGGCGTCACGCCACTCGTCGACGTCGAGGTAGGGCTCGTCGAAGCCGGGCGTCGATGGGTCCACGGTGCCTCCTCGGCGTGAATATTGAGTGCCACACAGTAAAACTTGAGTGAGTGCCGTGTCCATGGGGCGAGAGCCGGTCGGGCGGCATTCCAAAACACTGGTTTGCTCAAGATTGATCACGGGCTGTTCCCGATCCCGGGCTCGTCTCCGTGCGCGCGCTCGCGCCGGCACTCGCACTCGCCTCTACGTCCGAACCCGCCTCGGTGCCCGCGCCCGCGGTGTCGCCGCCCGTGCGCGGCGCCGATGCGGTGGCCGGGGGCTGCGACCGCTCGCCCGGCAGCCCCACCTTCAGGACCAGCGCCCCGAGCAGGGTGACGGCCATCGCCCCGACGGCGGTCACGTGCATGGCGTGCAGGAACGCGTGGTCGGCGGCGTGCGCGATGTCGGGGCGGTCGGCCGCGGCGGCGGCGTGGCGGGCGAATTCCGCCGAGACGCGGGCGTCGGTGCGCAGCGGTTCCGGGACGTCGGTCAGGTCGGGGGTGATCCTGTCGCGGTAGACGACGGACAGGACGGTGCCTCCGATGGCGATGCCGAGGAGGCTGCCGCCCTGGCGGACGGTGCCGTTGACCGCCGACCCCGCCCCCGCGTTCTCCGCGGTGAGACCGCTCATCACGGCCGCGGTCACCGGCGCGATGGTCATGCCGATGGCCAGTCCCTGGACCAGGGCGCTGGCCGCGAACCACGCGATGGGCGTGTGCTCGTCGAACAACGCGAACGCGCCCGTGCACAGCGCGGTGACCGCGAGCGCGGCCGAGCAGACGACACGAACGGAGAAGCGGCGTACGAGTTTCAGAGCCGGTGGTGCGCCCAGGGCGACGCCCGCCGCCGCGGGGAGGCCGACGATTCCGGCTTCCAGCGCCGAGAAGCCGCGCACGCCTTGCAGGTAGAAGACCGTGGTGAACGATGCCGCGCCGAGGGTCAGGAAGACCAGCCCCAGCGCCGCGTGTCCGGCGG is from Yinghuangia sp. ASG 101 and encodes:
- a CDS encoding MFS transporter → MPPTPTPPGSRNRLILGVLALTQLLIWIDTTVLGAAFETLADPERGLGASPDELQWSAGSYTLVFATLMFVAGALGDRIGHRNMLVAGMVVFGAGSLWAAYPADAVQLVAARGVMGLGSALAVPATMALLTMTFTGEARARAFGMFSMTAGVGLAAGPVLAGLLLEKFWWGSVFLVNVPITITTTVAALLVIPNERGSARRTFDLAGPLLSVAALGLLAYGLIRAGQVTAWDRPDVYLPVVAGLLLGVVFVRVELRLPQPSFDPRLFRDRTFSAGHAALGLVFLTLGAASFTTVFYLQGVRGFSALEAGIVGLPAAAGVALGAPPALKLVRRFSVRVVCSAALAVTALCTGAFALFDEHTPIAWFAASALVQGLAIGMTIAPVTAAVMSGLTAENAGAGSAVNGTVRQGGSLLGIAIGGTVLSVVYRDRITPDLTDVPEPLRTDARVSAEFARHAAAAADRPDIAHAADHAFLHAMHVTAVGAMAVTLLGALVLKVGLPGERSQPPATASAPRTGGDTAGAGTEAGSDVEASASAGASARTETSPGSGTARDQS